Genomic DNA from Mesorhizobium sp. 131-2-1:
CGCGACCGGGCAGAGCGACATCGCCAAGCTGGTGCCGGTCATCATCGACGAATTGCAGAAGGCCGGCGAGAACATCCTGCAGGAAGAGCTTGACCGCGCCCGCGCGCAATACCGTGCCGGCCTGATCATGTCGGCCGAAAGCCCGGCCAGCCGCGCCTCGCAGATCGCCAGGCAGCTGCTGCTGTTCGGCCGGCCGATCGCCAAGGAAGAGCTGATGGAACGGCTGTCGGCGCTCACCGTCGAGCGTCTGACCGATCTCTCGTCGCGGCTGTTTTCGACCAAGCCGACGCTCACCGCCGTCGGACCCGTGGGGACGCTGGCGCCCTATGAGGCGATCCTCGATTCGCTTGCGGGCCCGCAGACGACGGCCCGCAAGCTCGCCGTCTAGCCCAGTCCAAGCGCCATGTTCGCGCTCCCTTTCTTTCGCCGCGACCTGCCGGCACTGAAGGGTGACACGGTCACGCTGCGCGTGCCGCTGACCAACGACTACCGCGAATGGTCGACGCTGCGCGGTGAAAGCCGCGCCTTCCTAGAGCCGTGGGAGCCGCGTTGGACGCCGGATGAGCTCGACCGCACGGCATGGCGGCTGCGCATCAGCCGCTACCGTGAGGATTACGCACAAGGAACGGCGATCGCCTTCTTCATCTTCGAGAAGTCGAGCGGCAAGCTCGCCGGCGGCATTACGCTCGGCAACATCCGCCACGGCGTCGCGCAAAGCGGCCATATCGGCTACTGGATCGGCGAGCGCTATGGCGGCCGCGGCCTGATGACCGAGGCGGTCAAGCTGGTGTCGCGCTTCGCCTTCGATACGTTGAGGTTGCACCGGATCGAAGCGGCCTGTATTCCCGACAATGCCCGTTCGATCCGCGTGCTTGAAAAAGCCGGATTCCGGCGCGAAGGACTGCTGCGATCCTACCTCAGGATCAATGGCATCTGGCAGGATCATTACCTCTACGCCCGGATCGCGGACGATCCGCCGGGCGCTGGAACGAAGGGCTGATTGTTGACGAATTTTTCGCGATTCGCGTCGCTGTTCGCCCTTGTCCTGGCGATGGTCGTTGCGCTGTGCGCAGCCTCGCCGGCGCTCGCCGTCGAGCCGATCAAGATCGCCCGCGACGACGTGGCGCTCGATCTGTCGGGCGCCGTCGAGATCTACCGGAACCAGGGCGAGAATTTCCAGGTCTCGACCGCGCCGGGTCCCGACGGCATCGTCAGGCGCATCGAGGTCGAGGCCAATGACGCGCGCTCCACCGGCGACTGGGCGGTGTTCGCGCTCGCCAACACCACCGACCAGCAGCTCGACCGGCTGATCGTGGCGCCGCATTTCCGGCTGGTGAATTCGGGCATATTCTGGCCGGACCTCGGCTCGACCCGCATCGCCGCGATCACGCCCAGCGAAGGCTTCGCGCTCGACCGCCAGACCAGCCCCGATGCCGACGTGTTCCGGGTGACGCTTAACCCTGGCACGGTGGTCACCTTCATCGCCGAGCTTGCCTCGCCGAAACTGCCGCAGGTCTATCTGTGGGATCCGGAATCCTACAAGGACTCGGTCAACTCCTACACGCTGTTCCGCGGCATCGTCATCGGCATCGCCGGCCTTTTGGCGCTGTTCCTGACCATCCTGTTCGTCGTCAAGGGAACCTCGATGTTCCCGGCCACGGCAGCGCTTGCCTGGGCGGTGCTTGCCTATATCTGCGTCGATTTCGGCTTCCTCAACAAGATCATCGAGATATCGCCCGGCAATGAGCAGATGTGGCGCGCCGGAACGGAGGTGGCGCTGGCGGCGACCTTCGTTGTGTTCCTGTTCGCCTATCTCAACCTCAACCGCTGGCACGGCCATTTCAGTTATGGCGCGCTGGTCTGGATCCTCGGCCTGCTACTGATCGCCGGCGTCGCCATCGTCGATCCGGCGGTCGCGGCCGGCATTGCCCGCATTTCGTTTGCAGCCACGGCGCTGACAGGCCTCGGGCTCATCGTCTTCCTCGGTATTCGTGGTTATGACCGCGCCATCATGCTGGTGCCCAGTTGGGTCATGGTGCTGTTGTGGCTGTGCGGATCGTGGATGGCGATCACCGGCATGCTCGACAACGACATCGCCCAGCCGGCGCTGGGCGGCGGCCTGATCCTGATCATCCTGTTGATCGGCTTCACCGTCATGCAGCACGCCTTTGCCGGCGGCGCGCTGCATCAGGGCTTGTTCTCGGATCTCGAACGGCAGGCGCTGGCCGTCGCCGGCTCGGGCGACACGGTGTGGGACTGGGACGTGCTGCGCGACCGCGTCGTCACCAAACCGGATGTCAGCATCCAGCTTGGCCTGGCGCCCAACAGCCTTGGCGGCGCTGCCCGCAACTGGCTGCCGGTGCTGCATGCCGATGATCGCGACACCTTCCGCACCACGCTCGACGTGGTGCTGGAGCACCGGCGCGGCCGGGTTTCGCAGAATTTCCGGCTGCGCGGCGCCGACGGGCACTATCACTGGTTCGCGCTGCGCGCCCGCCCGGTGATCGGCTCGGACGGCGAGGTGATCCGCTGCGTCGGCACCATGGTCGACGTCACCGAGCAAAAGAAATCCGAGGAAAGGCTGCTGCACGACGCCGTGCACGATAATTTGACCGGCCTGCCGAACCGCGAGTTGTTCATGAACCGGCTGGAGGCGATCATCTCGATCGCCCGCACCGAGGACAAGGTGCGCCCGACCGTCTTCGTCATCGACATCGACCGTTTCAAGCAGGTCAATGACGGCCTCGGCATCTCCGCCGGCGACACCATCCTGCTCACCATCGCGCGCCGGCTGCATCGGCTCCTGAAGCCCAAGGATTCACTGTCGCGCTTTGCCGGCGACCAGTTCGCGCTGATGCTTCTGTCGGAACAGGATCCGGCCCGCATCGCCGCGGTCGCGGACGCCATCAAGCACGCCATCAACAACCCGATCACCTTCGCCAAGCGCGAGATCGTGCTCACCGCCTCGATCGGGCTGATCACCTGGACGACGGCGCAGACCTCGTCCGAGGACATGGTCAAGGACGCCGAACTTGCCATGCACCAGGCCAAGCGTTTCGGCGGCGACAGGATCGAGCCGTTCCGGCCGGCCTTCCGCACCGTCGGCACCGACCGGCTGCAGTTCGAGTCCGACCTGCGCCGCGCCATCGAGCGGCGCGAATTCACGCTGGCCTACCAGCCGATCGTGCGGCTGGAGGACGGCAGCGTCGCCGGCTTCGAGGCGCTGCTCAGATGGGACCATCCGCGCCGTGGCATGATCCCACCAGGCGATTTCATACCGGTTGCCGAGAGCTGCGGGCTGATCGTGCAGCTCGGCCTGTTCGCCATGCAGCAGGCAGCCGAGGACCTGGCAACCTGGCAAAAGCAGATCGGCGACGCGCCGCTGTCGGTCTCGGTCAACCTCTCCAGCCGCCAGCTGATACGTCGCGATCTGGTCAGCGACGTCCGTTCGGTCATTGCGCGCGCCAATCTGAAGCCGCGCTGCTTCCGCCTCGAGCTCACCGAGTCGCTGGTGATGGACAATCCCGAGCAGACCTCGCATGTGCTGACCAAGCTGAAGCAGCTCGGCATCGGGCTGTCGCTCGACGACTTCGGAACCGGCTATTCGTCGCTGTCCTATCTGACGCGCTTCCCCTTCGACACGATCAAGATCGACAAGAGCTTCGTCGACGACGCGACGCCGAAGCGCGCGGTGCTGCTCAAGTCCATGGTCAACATGGCGCATGAGCTCGGCCTGTCCGTCGTGGCGGAAGGCATCTCCGACGAGAGCGATGCGCTGGAGCTGCGCCAGATGGGCTGCGAATACGTTCAGAGCTTCATGTTCGGCGCGCCGATGCCCGGCGACCAGGTGCTGAAGACGCTGAAAGAGCAGTACCCGCTTACGCAGGCTTAGAGGCCATTTGGAAACTCTACTCCTGCGGCCATCTGATGGCGCTTTCTGCGCTTCCGGTGCTCACGTACTTCAAGTACGCTCCGCTCCGGTTCTCGAAATCACCACCATATGACTCGCATGAGCGAGTTTCGAAACGGCCTCTGGAGGAGCTTGCCAGATAACTCAGGCGTGGCCGGCCGCCAGGCTGAGATGCGCCAGATCGATGCCGATCGAAGCGAGGATGCGGTCGTATTTGCGCTCGATGTCGGCGTCGAACAAGAGCTCCGGCGTCGCCGGGCAGGTCAGCCAGCCATTCTCGGCGATCTCGGTTTCCAATTGCCCGGCGCCCCAGCCGGAATAGCCGAGCGCCATCAGCGCGTGCCGCGGCCCGCGGCCGGACGAGATAGCGCGCAAAATATCGACGGTGGCGGTCAGGCAGATGTCGTCGGAGACGTTGAGCGAGGATTCCACCCGGTAGTCACCGGAGTGCAGGACGAAGCCGCGGCTGCGGTCGACCGGCCCGCCATTGCGCACGACGAAATCGCGCGCATGCGCCGGCAAGCGGATCGCCTCCTGCTCGTTCATGATGCCGAGCTGCACCAGAAGGTCCGGAAACAGCATCTGCTGGGTCTGGTTGATGATCAGGCCCATCGCGCCTTCGTCGCTGTGGGCGCAAATGTAGATGACCGAGCGCGTGAAGCGATCGTCCTTCATGCCGGGCATGGCAATCAGGAACTGATCGTCGAGAAAACCGCGTCCGGCGGTCGTCTTCTTGTGGCGCAACAAGTCCATGGAAGGAAGGGTAACGCGTTTCCCGGGCGTCGGAAAGATGCACAGCACGCGATTTGAGGCCTGGCGCCGCCGTCGAATTCGCCGCTCACTTGCCGGCGGCATGCACGATCTCACGCAAATATGATACCGAAAGGCTCATGAAATCATTGCGAAGCCACGAACTGACGATCAAATCACCGCCATGCGAAGCCTGAAGATCCTGCTGATCTGCTCCGCCGTTGGACTGGGACTGAGCGTTCCGGCGTCGGCCTCCTCCTCGATCTGGTACAACAGCGAAGGCGGCAAGGTGCGGCTCGTCACCAGCGGCAAGCCCGACAAGGCCGGGCGCATCCAGGGCGTGCTCGAAATCGCACTGAAGCCAGGCTGGAAGACCTATTGGCGCGATCCGGGCGACGCCGGCGTGCCGCCGCAGATCGACATCTCACCCAGCACCAACATAGCGAGCGCCGCATTCTCGTTTCCGCCGCCGCAACGCCACGACGACGGCTACGGCAAATGGGCCGGCTACGATCATCCGGTTTCATTGCCGGTGACCTTCACGTTGTCGGCGGCCGAACAGCCGGCCGTCATTGTGGCCGATGTCTTCCTCGGCATCTGCGAGACGATCTGCATTCCCGTGCAGACGCGGCTGAGCCTCGACCCGGCTTCCGATGCGGACAATGTCGAGGACGCGGCGCAGGTGCAAGGGGCATTCGCGGCGCTGCCGGCGCCGCCAAGACCCGACTTCGGCGTGAACGTGCTGCCGGGCGACCACGAGACACTGGTCGTCGAGGCGAGCTTTCCGGGCGACCCGGAAGCGGCCGACTTCTTCGTCGCCGGCGAGCGGGACTATATGTTCGGCGCCCCGATGCGCAGCGAGAAGGCCGGCAAACTGGTGTTCACGGTGCCGATCCTAGACCGGCCATCGACGACGCCGACCGACGGCGGGCTTCATTACACGCTGACAAGCGCCGAGGGCGCGGTCGAGGGTCTGCTGCCGTTTCCGTAATGCTCCAATTGGGGCGCAGTTCGGAACATCCTTTGCTCCAGGCGCGCCAGCGGTTGCGGGCGGCATCCGAGTTCGATATCGCAAGGATACATCCTGCCATCCACCACCCCATCATCGAACGAGGTATTCCATGATCTCCGTTGGCGACAGACTGCCCGATGCGACTTTCAAGACGATGACCGCCGACGGCGCCAAGCCGATCACGACGGCCGAAATCTTCGCGGGCAAGAAGGTCGTGCTGTTCGGCGTTCCCGGCGCCTTCACACCGACCTGCAGCAACAACCACCTGCCCGGCTATCTGGAAAACCATGACGCCATCCTGGCGCGTGGCGTCGATACCATCGCCGTCGTCTCCGTCAACGACGTGCATGTCATGGGTGCCTGGGCGCGCTTCAGTGGCGGCGAGGACAAGATCCTCTATCTGGCCGACGGCAGTGGCGATTTCGCCAAGTCGGTCGGCCTCGACAACGACCTTTCCGCAAGCGGCATGGGGCTGCGTTCGAAGCGTTTTTCGATGATCGTCGAGGACGGCAAGGTGACCGCACTCAACGTCGAGACCAAGCCCGGCGTCGACACGTCGGGTGCCGCGCACATCCTGCAACAGCTCTAACGCTCAGCCAGGCGCGGCCGGACTGGACATCGCCAAGGATCGCGCCCGGCGGTGCTTGATGTTTCTTGCCTTTGGGGACCTGACCGATGTTCGACGCAATCTGGCGCAGCGTGGCGATCGGCATCGGCGCGACGCTGCTGATGGATATCTGGGCCATCCTCCTCAACAAGGCCTTTGCCCAGCCGCGGCCGAACTGGGGACCGGTCGGCCGCTGGGTCTGGCACCTCAGGAGCAAGGTCTTCCACGACGATATCGGCCAGGCCGCGCCTTACGCGCATGAAGTGGCGCTGGGCTGGGCCTTCCACTATTTCGTCGGC
This window encodes:
- a CDS encoding GNAT family N-acetyltransferase, yielding MFALPFFRRDLPALKGDTVTLRVPLTNDYREWSTLRGESRAFLEPWEPRWTPDELDRTAWRLRISRYREDYAQGTAIAFFIFEKSSGKLAGGITLGNIRHGVAQSGHIGYWIGERYGGRGLMTEAVKLVSRFAFDTLRLHRIEAACIPDNARSIRVLEKAGFRREGLLRSYLRINGIWQDHYLYARIADDPPGAGTKG
- a CDS encoding peroxiredoxin, translating into MISVGDRLPDATFKTMTADGAKPITTAEIFAGKKVVLFGVPGAFTPTCSNNHLPGYLENHDAILARGVDTIAVVSVNDVHVMGAWARFSGGEDKILYLADGSGDFAKSVGLDNDLSASGMGLRSKRFSMIVEDGKVTALNVETKPGVDTSGAAHILQQL
- a CDS encoding YqgE/AlgH family protein, which produces MDLLRHKKTTAGRGFLDDQFLIAMPGMKDDRFTRSVIYICAHSDEGAMGLIINQTQQMLFPDLLVQLGIMNEQEAIRLPAHARDFVVRNGGPVDRSRGFVLHSGDYRVESSLNVSDDICLTATVDILRAISSGRGPRHALMALGYSGWGAGQLETEIAENGWLTCPATPELLFDADIERKYDRILASIGIDLAHLSLAAGHA
- a CDS encoding protein-disulfide reductase DsbD domain-containing protein, whose amino-acid sequence is MRSLKILLICSAVGLGLSVPASASSSIWYNSEGGKVRLVTSGKPDKAGRIQGVLEIALKPGWKTYWRDPGDAGVPPQIDISPSTNIASAAFSFPPPQRHDDGYGKWAGYDHPVSLPVTFTLSAAEQPAVIVADVFLGICETICIPVQTRLSLDPASDADNVEDAAQVQGAFAALPAPPRPDFGVNVLPGDHETLVVEASFPGDPEAADFFVAGERDYMFGAPMRSEKAGKLVFTVPILDRPSTTPTDGGLHYTLTSAEGAVEGLLPFP
- a CDS encoding EAL domain-containing protein; translation: MTNFSRFASLFALVLAMVVALCAASPALAVEPIKIARDDVALDLSGAVEIYRNQGENFQVSTAPGPDGIVRRIEVEANDARSTGDWAVFALANTTDQQLDRLIVAPHFRLVNSGIFWPDLGSTRIAAITPSEGFALDRQTSPDADVFRVTLNPGTVVTFIAELASPKLPQVYLWDPESYKDSVNSYTLFRGIVIGIAGLLALFLTILFVVKGTSMFPATAALAWAVLAYICVDFGFLNKIIEISPGNEQMWRAGTEVALAATFVVFLFAYLNLNRWHGHFSYGALVWILGLLLIAGVAIVDPAVAAGIARISFAATALTGLGLIVFLGIRGYDRAIMLVPSWVMVLLWLCGSWMAITGMLDNDIAQPALGGGLILIILLIGFTVMQHAFAGGALHQGLFSDLERQALAVAGSGDTVWDWDVLRDRVVTKPDVSIQLGLAPNSLGGAARNWLPVLHADDRDTFRTTLDVVLEHRRGRVSQNFRLRGADGHYHWFALRARPVIGSDGEVIRCVGTMVDVTEQKKSEERLLHDAVHDNLTGLPNRELFMNRLEAIISIARTEDKVRPTVFVIDIDRFKQVNDGLGISAGDTILLTIARRLHRLLKPKDSLSRFAGDQFALMLLSEQDPARIAAVADAIKHAINNPITFAKREIVLTASIGLITWTTAQTSSEDMVKDAELAMHQAKRFGGDRIEPFRPAFRTVGTDRLQFESDLRRAIERREFTLAYQPIVRLEDGSVAGFEALLRWDHPRRGMIPPGDFIPVAESCGLIVQLGLFAMQQAAEDLATWQKQIGDAPLSVSVNLSSRQLIRRDLVSDVRSVIARANLKPRCFRLELTESLVMDNPEQTSHVLTKLKQLGIGLSLDDFGTGYSSLSYLTRFPFDTIKIDKSFVDDATPKRAVLLKSMVNMAHELGLSVVAEGISDESDALELRQMGCEYVQSFMFGAPMPGDQVLKTLKEQYPLTQA